The Pirellulales bacterium genome includes the window ATTGGCTCGAACATCGTTCTGGAGATCGTTGACGTTCGTGCGGGTCGCGTGAGGCTGGCCTTCGATGCCCCGCGTGAAGTGACGATCCACCGGGAAGAAGTGCTTCACCAGATTCATTGCGAGGAGAAGAAAGCTGGCAATTCCGCAACAACCGCCCCATGCATCAGTGAATCGGGAATGTCCCTCGCCCCCCCGAAAACTTGAAGAACTTGCAAGATCGTGGTTTTGCGGATGCTTTTTTAGCGAAGTAGGCCGTTCGCGTGACTCCAGCCGCACTGATTGCACCGACGCTTGCCACAACAAGTGTTTTTCGGAGGTCTATTAACGTAACGACCTCCTGCCGATAGTAAGTTTTTTGAAAGGACGCATCACATGCCCATCAAACACGCCGCCAGCCAACACCATCACGACGCAGCCGGGCATCACGAAGCGGCTGCCCACCACCACCGCGAAGCTGTCCATCATCACGAAAAGGGAGAACACAAAGAAGCAAAAGAGCATGCGGTTGCCGCTCACGAACACAGTGAGGCTGCACACAAGCACACTAAGCACGCTCACGAGCACTCCAGCAAATAGGCGTAGATAGCTCGATAATTCTCTGAA containing:
- the csrA gene encoding carbon storage regulator CsrA translates to MLVLSRKLGEKIVIGSNIVLEIVDVRAGRVRLAFDAPREVTIHREEVLHQIHCEEKKAGNSATTAPCISESGMSLAPPKT